The DNA segment GCCGTCGCTCAGGGAGGAGGCGTTCCCGGCCGTGACCGTGCCGTCATCCTGGAACGCGGGCGGTAGCGCGCGAAGCTTCTTGAAATCGGCCCGGTCGAGATCCTCGTCCGCCTCGACGCGGTGGGAAAAGCCGCGGCTTTGAGGGACATCGACGGGAAGGATTTCGGGCCGAAAGCGGCCTTTGTTCCTGGCCTCCAGGGCCTTGGTGTAGCTCGCGACCGCGAAGTCGTCCTGTTGCCGTCGGGTGATCCGGAATTTCCGGGCGCACAACTCGGCCCCTTCGCCCATGTGAAAGTCGTTATAGACATCCCAGAGGCCGTCATGGATCATGCTGTCGATCAGGACGTCATGACCGGATCGGTATCCACGCCGGGCCTTGGGGAGCAGGTAGGGAGCGTGGCTCATGCTTTCCATCCCGCCCGCCACGATTACCTCGGCCTCGCCGCAGGCGATCGCCTGGGCGGCCAGCATGACAGCCTTGAGCCCGGAACCGCAGACCTTGTTGATCGTGAGACAGCCGACCGCCTCCGGAAGCCCGGCGCCCAGGGCCGCCTGGCGGGCGGGCGCCTGACCGACGCCGGCCGAGAGGACGTTGCCCAGGATGACGCGTTCGACGGAATCGGGGTTCAACGAGATTCGACGGAGCGCCTCGGCGATGACGAGGCTTCCGAGTCGCGGGGCCGAAAGGGAGCCGAGCGCGCCGTTCAGCAGTCCGATCGGCGTGCGGACGGCGCTGACGATCACCGCCGGGCGGAACGGAAGAACGGTATGACTGCGTGAACCGCGGGCCATTTGCGCCCTCACCGATGGGAAAATTCAAGAACAATCTTTTTTAATTATAACACACAAGGCTCTTGAGTTGAAAACGGGATGTGTTATAATAAACGGGAATTGTTTCCTCCGTCATTCAATTGGAGCCGGTCGAGATGCCCCGGAAGCGGATCCAGCAGTTCAACGTGGAGTGGCTTCAGATCCTGGATGAAGAAGGACAATCCGACAGCGCACTCCTGCCCTCATTAAGCCCCAAGGAAATTCAATCTCTCTACGAATGGATGATCCTGTCCCGCGTCTTCGATGAGAAGGCCCTGGCCCTCCAGCGCGAGGGCCGCCTCGGGACCTACGCGCCGGTGCGGGGCCAGGAGGCGACCCAGGTGGGGAGCGCCTACGCCCTCGGTCCGGCCGACTGGGTCTTTCCGGCCTTCCGCGAGATGGGCGTCGCCATCGTCCGGGGAATCCCGATGCGGATGCTGTTTCAGTACTGGTCCGGCGACGAGCGCGGGAGCGCGGTCCCGATCCATCAGCATTATTTTCCGACCTCGATTCCGGTCGGCACCCATCTCCCTCACGCCGTCGGCGCGGCCTGGGCCGCGCGCTACCGCAAGGACCCGGTGGTCGTCGCGGTCTACTTCGGGGACGGCGCAACCTCCAAGGGCGATTTTCACGAGGCGATGAACATGGCTGGCGTCTTTCGCCTGCCGGCGGTTTTCATCTGCCAGAACAACCAATGGGCCATCTCGGTTCCGGTTCTGCGTCAGACCGCAACCCCGACGCTGGCCCAGAAGGCGATCGCCTACGGGTTTGAGGGGATTCAGGTGGACGGCAACGATATTTTTGCCGTTTATAAATCCGCGAAGGAGGCGGTGGATCGGGCGCGGTCCGGGGGCGGGCCCACCTTCATCGAATGCCTGACCTATCGGATGGGCGACCACACGACGGCGGACGACGCCTCGCGCTACCGGACGGAGGAAATGGTCAAACCCTGGCTCGGGAAGGACCCGATCGAGCGTCTGCGGAAATTTATGGAGAGGCAAACCCTCTGGACGTCCTCTTACGGAGAGCAGGTCCGGACCGAGTCCGAACGCCGTGTCGCCGAGGCGGTTCGGGAATTCGAGGAGCAGCTTCCTCAAGACCCGTCCGATATGTTCCGGTATACCTATTATGAAACGACCCCGCCGCTGAAAGAGCAGATGGACGGGCTCCTGAATTTTATCAAGGATCGCGAATCAAAAGAAGGCCAACG comes from the Nitrospiria bacterium genome and includes:
- a CDS encoding thiolase family protein; protein product: MARGSRSHTVLPFRPAVIVSAVRTPIGLLNGALGSLSAPRLGSLVIAEALRRISLNPDSVERVILGNVLSAGVGQAPARQAALGAGLPEAVGCLTINKVCGSGLKAVMLAAQAIACGEAEVIVAGGMESMSHAPYLLPKARRGYRSGHDVLIDSMIHDGLWDVYNDFHMGEGAELCARKFRITRRQQDDFAVASYTKALEARNKGRFRPEILPVDVPQSRGFSHRVEADEDLDRADFKKLRALPPAFQDDGTVTAGNASSLSDGAAAVVVMSARKARQLNLKPLATIVGSAEASTAPEWFSIAPVKAIRTLLDRTRIPIRRVDLFEIHEAFAATALAVIRNLKLPEEKVNLRGGAIALGHPIGASGARILTTLLYLMNDLDRRRGIASLCIGGGEAVAMMVER
- the pdhA gene encoding pyruvate dehydrogenase (acetyl-transferring) E1 component subunit alpha, yielding MPRKRIQQFNVEWLQILDEEGQSDSALLPSLSPKEIQSLYEWMILSRVFDEKALALQREGRLGTYAPVRGQEATQVGSAYALGPADWVFPAFREMGVAIVRGIPMRMLFQYWSGDERGSAVPIHQHYFPTSIPVGTHLPHAVGAAWAARYRKDPVVVAVYFGDGATSKGDFHEAMNMAGVFRLPAVFICQNNQWAISVPVLRQTATPTLAQKAIAYGFEGIQVDGNDIFAVYKSAKEAVDRARSGGGPTFIECLTYRMGDHTTADDASRYRTEEMVKPWLGKDPIERLRKFMERQTLWTSSYGEQVRTESERRVAEAVREFEEQLPQDPSDMFRYTYYETTPPLKEQMDGLLNFIKDRESKEGQR